The following coding sequences are from one Lolium rigidum isolate FL_2022 chromosome 6, APGP_CSIRO_Lrig_0.1, whole genome shotgun sequence window:
- the LOC124666393 gene encoding uncharacterized protein LOC124666393 isoform X2, whose protein sequence is MSPSVIRRRRTLRLPPLSETLWLSQPMSLVHNDNKQDQKEDNLMIMSSIKNVEEEAAKTRQEAVQLKKRLAELELAMVNLKRVDIPINGGSSHGAKADAARKTKEEVDQLLVQLEKEGLEIDGKVASIIDDGIWRIKAEAVREPKGRNVMESLLILAAYVVGFVIGVELQENKFREEYAKMKRS, encoded by the exons ATGAGCCCCTCCGTGATTCGCCGCCGGCGGACTCTCCGCCTCCCACCTCTCAG TGAAACTTTGTGGTTGTCCCAGCCAATGTCCCTGGTGCACAACGACAACAAGCAGGACCAGAAGGAAGACAACCTCATGATCATGAGCTCCATCAAGAATGTGGAAGAAGAGGCAGCCAAGACAAGGCAGGAGGCGGTGCAACTCAAGAAGAGGCTGGCCGAGCTGGAGCTGGCCATGGTCAACCTCAAGAGAGTGGACATTCCCATTAAT GGTGGATCCAGCCATGGAGCTAAAGCTGATGCTGCTAGGAAAACAAAGGAAGAGGTGGATCAGTTGTTGGTCCAATTAGAAAAGGAGGGATTGGAGATAGATGGAAAGGTAGCTAGTATTATTGATGATGGGATATGGAGAATTAAAGCTGAAGCCGTGAG GGAACCAAAAGGGCGCAATGTGATGGAATCACTGCTCATTCTTGCAGCTTATGTTGTTGGTTTCGTCATTGGTGTGGAATTGCAAGAAAATAAATTCCGTGAGGAGTATGCCAAGATGAAACGTTCTTAG
- the LOC124666393 gene encoding uncharacterized protein LOC124666393 isoform X1, with protein MALRSPSSTRRQDEPLRDSPPADSPPPTSQPMSLVHNDNKQDQKEDNLMIMSSIKNVEEEAAKTRQEAVQLKKRLAELELAMVNLKRVDIPINGGSSHGAKADAARKTKEEVDQLLVQLEKEGLEIDGKVASIIDDGIWRIKAEAVREPKGRNVMESLLILAAYVVGFVIGVELQENKFREEYAKMKRS; from the exons ATGGCGCTGCGCTCTCCCTCCAGCACTCGTCGGCAGGATGAGCCCCTCCGTGATTCGCCGCCGGCGGACTCTCCGCCTCCCACCTCTCAG CCAATGTCCCTGGTGCACAACGACAACAAGCAGGACCAGAAGGAAGACAACCTCATGATCATGAGCTCCATCAAGAATGTGGAAGAAGAGGCAGCCAAGACAAGGCAGGAGGCGGTGCAACTCAAGAAGAGGCTGGCCGAGCTGGAGCTGGCCATGGTCAACCTCAAGAGAGTGGACATTCCCATTAAT GGTGGATCCAGCCATGGAGCTAAAGCTGATGCTGCTAGGAAAACAAAGGAAGAGGTGGATCAGTTGTTGGTCCAATTAGAAAAGGAGGGATTGGAGATAGATGGAAAGGTAGCTAGTATTATTGATGATGGGATATGGAGAATTAAAGCTGAAGCCGTGAG GGAACCAAAAGGGCGCAATGTGATGGAATCACTGCTCATTCTTGCAGCTTATGTTGTTGGTTTCGTCATTGGTGTGGAATTGCAAGAAAATAAATTCCGTGAGGAGTATGCCAAGATGAAACGTTCTTAG